One Peterkaempfera bronchialis DNA window includes the following coding sequences:
- a CDS encoding phosphoadenylyl-sulfate reductase: MTSTTADAGHRPAEELESLALRAGRDLEDASPQEVLRWAAETFGRRFCVTSSMEDAVVAHLASSVFPGVDVVFLDTGYHFPETIGTRDAVAAVMPVNVITLTPRQTVAEQDAEHGPKLHDRDPDLCCALRKVEPLQRGLAGYDAWATGLRRDESPTRANTPVVGWDPKRRKVKVAPIARWTQDDVDAYVAEHGVLLNPLLWDGYASVGCAPCTRRVADGEDARAGRWAGTGKTECGLHT; this comes from the coding sequence ATGACAAGCACCACCGCCGACGCCGGCCACCGCCCCGCCGAGGAGCTGGAGTCGCTGGCGCTGCGCGCCGGCCGCGACCTGGAGGACGCCTCCCCGCAGGAGGTGCTGCGCTGGGCAGCGGAGACCTTCGGCCGCCGCTTCTGCGTCACCTCCTCCATGGAGGACGCCGTGGTGGCGCACCTGGCCTCCTCGGTCTTCCCCGGGGTGGACGTGGTCTTCCTGGACACCGGCTACCACTTCCCGGAGACCATCGGCACCCGGGACGCGGTGGCGGCGGTGATGCCGGTCAACGTCATCACCCTGACGCCGCGTCAGACGGTGGCCGAGCAGGACGCCGAGCACGGGCCGAAGCTGCACGACCGCGACCCCGACCTCTGCTGCGCGCTGCGCAAGGTCGAGCCGCTGCAACGCGGCCTGGCCGGCTACGACGCCTGGGCCACCGGGCTGCGCCGCGACGAGTCCCCGACCCGGGCGAACACCCCGGTCGTCGGCTGGGACCCCAAGCGCCGCAAGGTGAAGGTCGCCCCCATCGCCCGCTGGACCCAGGACGACGTGGACGCCTATGTCGCCGAGCACGGGGTGCTGCTCAACCCGCTGCTCTGGGACGGCTACGCCTCGGTCGGCTGCGCTCCCTGCACCCGCAGGGTCGCCGACGGCGAGGACGCCCGCGCCGGCCGCTGGGCGGGCACCGGCAAGACCGAGTGCGGCCTGCACACCTGA
- the cysC gene encoding adenylyl-sulfate kinase: protein MWLTGLPSAGKTTIAYALAERLRAEGRRVEVLDGDEIRTFLSAGLGFTREDRHTNVTRIGFVAELLASHGVTVLAPVIAPYAASREAVRARHGEAGTAFLEVHVATPVEVCSVRDVKGLYARQAAGEISGLTGVDDPYEAPERPDLRIEAHTQPVAESAAALHALLTERGLA, encoded by the coding sequence GTGTGGCTGACCGGGCTGCCCAGCGCGGGCAAGACCACCATCGCCTATGCGCTGGCCGAGCGGCTGCGCGCCGAGGGCCGCCGGGTGGAGGTGCTGGACGGCGACGAGATCCGCACCTTCCTCTCGGCCGGCCTCGGCTTCACCCGCGAGGACCGGCACACCAATGTCACCCGGATCGGCTTTGTCGCCGAGCTGCTGGCCTCGCACGGGGTGACGGTGCTGGCCCCGGTGATCGCCCCGTATGCCGCCTCCCGCGAGGCGGTGCGCGCCCGGCACGGCGAGGCGGGCACCGCGTTCCTTGAGGTCCATGTGGCGACCCCGGTGGAGGTCTGCTCGGTCCGCGACGTCAAGGGCCTGTACGCCCGGCAGGCGGCCGGTGAGATCTCCGGCCTCACCGGCGTGGACGACCCGTACGAGGCGCCCGAGCGGCCCGACCTGAGGATCGAGGCGCACACCCAGCCGGTGGCCGAGTCGGCCGCCGCCCTGCACGCCCTGCTCACCGAAAGGGGACTGGCATGA
- the cysD gene encoding sulfate adenylyltransferase subunit CysD, with translation MTTAARQPALDGTDNPYTLSHLDALEAEAVHIFREVAGEFERPVLLFSGGKDSILMLQLALKAFWPAPVPFALLHVDTGHNFPEVIAYRDRVVAEYGLQLHVASVQEYIDSGRLRERPDGTRNPLQTVPLTEAIQQHRFDAVFGGGRRDEEKARAKERVFSLRDEFSQWDPRRQRPELWQLYNGRHAPGEHVRVFPLSNWTELDVWQYIEREKVELPEIYFAHHREVFQRAGMWLTAGEWGGPKEGEPVERRLVRYRTVGDMSCTGAVDSDAVTVADVIAEVAASRLTERGATRADDKLSEAAMEDRKREGYF, from the coding sequence ATGACGACGGCGGCTCGGCAGCCCGCGCTCGACGGCACCGACAACCCCTACACCCTCTCCCACCTGGATGCCCTGGAGGCGGAGGCGGTCCACATCTTCCGCGAGGTGGCGGGCGAGTTCGAGCGGCCGGTGCTGCTCTTCTCCGGCGGCAAGGACTCCATCCTGATGCTGCAACTGGCGCTGAAGGCGTTCTGGCCCGCGCCGGTGCCCTTCGCCCTGCTGCATGTGGACACCGGGCACAACTTCCCGGAGGTCATCGCCTACCGCGACCGGGTGGTCGCGGAGTACGGGCTCCAGCTGCATGTGGCCTCCGTGCAGGAGTACATCGACAGCGGGCGGCTGCGCGAGCGCCCCGACGGCACCCGCAACCCGCTCCAGACGGTGCCGCTCACCGAGGCGATCCAGCAGCACCGCTTCGACGCGGTCTTCGGCGGCGGTCGGCGCGACGAGGAGAAGGCCCGCGCCAAGGAGCGGGTCTTCTCGCTGCGTGACGAGTTCTCCCAGTGGGACCCGCGCCGCCAGCGCCCCGAGCTGTGGCAGCTCTACAACGGCCGGCACGCCCCTGGTGAGCATGTCCGGGTCTTCCCGCTCTCCAACTGGACCGAGCTGGACGTCTGGCAGTACATCGAGCGGGAGAAGGTCGAGCTGCCGGAGATCTACTTCGCCCACCACCGCGAGGTGTTCCAGCGGGCCGGGATGTGGCTGACCGCCGGCGAGTGGGGCGGCCCCAAGGAGGGCGAGCCGGTCGAGCGGCGGCTGGTGCGCTACCGCACCGTCGGCGACATGTCCTGCACCGGCGCGGTCGACTCGGACGCCGTCACGGTGGCCGATGTGATCGCCGAGGTGGCCGCCAGCCGGCTCACCGAGCGGGGCGCCACCCGGGCCGACGACAAGCTCTCCGAGGCCGCCATGGAGGACCGCAAGCGCGAGGGGTACTTCTAG
- a CDS encoding sulfate adenylyltransferase subunit 1 produces MSTDLHNDSPAPAENPFGEASATALLRFATAGSVDDGKSTLVGRLLHDSKSVLTDQLEAVEHASRRRGQEAPDLALLTDGLRAEREQGITIDVAYRYFATPRRRFILADTPGHVQYTRNMVTGASTAELAVVLVDARNGVVEQTRRHAAVAALLRVPHVVLAVNKMDLVEYAEPVFAAIAEEFSAYAASLGVPEVTAVPISALAGDNVVEPSAHMDWYGGPTLLEHLETVPVGSDPSAEPARFPVQYVIRPQSGEYRDYRGYAGRLTSGVLRTGDPVTVLPSGLTTTVAGIDALGEETDIAWAPQSVTVRLADDIDVSRGDLIAGGAAPEPVKDVEATVCHLHDRPLRVGDRVLLKHTTRTVRALVKEIPYRVDIDTLERRGAPEGLAVNDIGRVVLRTAEPLALDEYADHRYTGAFLLIDPADGTTLTAGMAGEAFGTALHDAVTQDEGEDWV; encoded by the coding sequence ATGTCGACCGACCTTCACAATGACTCACCGGCACCTGCGGAGAATCCTTTCGGCGAGGCCTCGGCCACCGCGCTGCTGCGCTTCGCCACCGCCGGCTCGGTCGACGACGGCAAGTCCACCCTGGTCGGCCGGCTGCTGCACGACTCCAAGTCGGTGCTGACCGACCAGTTGGAGGCCGTCGAGCACGCCTCCCGCCGCCGTGGCCAGGAGGCCCCGGACCTGGCGCTGCTCACCGACGGCCTGCGCGCCGAGCGCGAGCAGGGCATCACCATCGACGTGGCCTACCGCTACTTCGCCACCCCGCGCCGCCGCTTCATCCTGGCCGACACCCCCGGGCATGTGCAGTACACCCGCAACATGGTCACCGGCGCCTCCACCGCCGAGCTGGCCGTGGTGCTGGTCGACGCCCGCAACGGCGTGGTGGAGCAGACCCGCCGGCACGCCGCCGTCGCCGCGCTGCTGCGGGTGCCGCATGTGGTGCTGGCGGTCAACAAGATGGACCTGGTGGAGTACGCCGAGCCGGTCTTCGCCGCCATCGCCGAGGAGTTCAGCGCGTACGCCGCCTCGCTGGGCGTGCCGGAGGTCACCGCCGTCCCCATCTCGGCGCTGGCCGGCGACAACGTCGTGGAGCCCTCCGCCCATATGGACTGGTACGGCGGCCCGACCCTGCTGGAGCACCTGGAGACCGTCCCGGTCGGCTCCGACCCGTCCGCCGAACCGGCCCGCTTCCCGGTGCAGTATGTGATCCGGCCGCAGTCCGGCGAGTACCGCGACTACCGGGGCTACGCCGGCCGGCTGACCTCCGGGGTGCTGCGCACCGGCGACCCGGTGACCGTGCTGCCGTCCGGGCTGACCACCACCGTGGCCGGGATCGACGCGCTGGGCGAGGAGACCGACATCGCCTGGGCGCCGCAGTCCGTCACCGTGCGGCTGGCCGACGACATCGACGTCTCCCGGGGCGACCTGATCGCCGGCGGCGCCGCGCCCGAGCCGGTGAAGGACGTCGAGGCGACCGTCTGCCATCTGCACGACCGGCCGCTGCGGGTCGGCGACCGGGTGCTGCTCAAGCACACCACCCGCACCGTGCGGGCACTGGTCAAGGAGATCCCGTACCGGGTCGACATCGACACCCTGGAGCGGCGCGGCGCCCCCGAGGGGCTGGCGGTCAACGACATCGGCCGGGTGGTGCTGCGCACCGCCGAGCCGCTGGCGCTGGACGAGTACGCGGACCATCGCTACACCGGGGCGTTCCTGCTGATCGACCCGGCGGACGGCACCACCCTCACCGCCGGCATGGCGGGCGAGGCTTTCGGCACCGCGCTGCATGACGCGGTCACCCAGGACGAAGGGGAGGACTGGGTCTGA